The segment GAAAATATTCTTTAAATTGCATCTCTAAATTTATACAGTTTTATGATATTTGTTCCTTGAAAAAAGTTTTAAAGTATTTGCAATCAGGCTGAATTAATTAATTATGATTAAACGCTGGTATCTGTGTCTTCTCCTTTGCTGGCAACCTTTTGCAGGGCTGGCGCAGGAAAGCTATTATGCCACTGATACCCTTTTTCAATCCGGGGTAAAAATCGTGGACCGTGGACATAAATCAAATGCGAGGCTCTGCTACGTTGTTGAAGGGAAGGATACACTTGTGTTTACCCCCAATAACATCAATGAATACGGGATCAATGGAACCGTTTATGTGTCTGCCGAGGTTAACATTGTGGACAGGGTTGAAAAGGTTTTCCTCAGGCGCTTGCACCAGGGGGATGTTTCATTGTATGTTTTCCAGGGAAGGAATTTAAAGGCCTATTTTATCCAAAGGCAGGGAAGCCCAATGGTTCTGTTGCCGAAGCGCAATGGAGAAAACCCCGAGCTAACCTTCAGGGATCTTCTGGAGCGGGAAACCGGGGATTGTGGCTATGCCAGCCAAAACCTGAAGCATACCAGGTATTCACCCAGGTCGTTGACTCATTTTCTGGAAAAGTTTGACCAATGCTCACCCATCCCTTTTCCAGCCACCCGGCTGGGTATTCAGGCAGGTTTCAGCGCAAGAGATGTTTCCTTGTCAAAAAATAGCTACGATTTCGGTGGTGGCACTTTTGACTTTGGAGTTTATTCGTCGTGGATTATTGGGGCTTTCATTGACCAACCCCTGTTCTATTCGGGCTTCTCTGCACACCTTGGTGCCAACCTTGTGCAGATGGCTGAAGCATATCTCAGCCGTGAAGATCAATTTGAGCGAAACCTGGTGATGATCTCAACAACACTGGAGGTTCCTTTCCTCATAAGATACACCGCCAATCGAGGCAAGTTTTGGCCATTCTTGAATGGCGGGGGAATTTTTTCTTATGACTTGAAAGCTGAAACAGATTATTATACTTCCTTCTTTTCCCAGGATATCATTATTACCGATGTTATCCCCGATGTTAATTCAGCAAATTTATTGGGGCTGGGTCTTGTGGCAGGTTTTGGTGCCGAATACCGCTTCAGTCGCCGCAATGCTGTTTCCTTTGAAATGCGCTTCTTTCGTCTCAATGCTATAAAGGATGATAATCCTATGTCAGTTTTGTTGAACAAAGCGGGAATTCAATTTTTCACCGGATTTAGTTTTTAATTATGAGATGGCTATTTTTCCTTTGTTTAGTGTTTTTACTGGCTTCCTGCAAGGAGAAGGCTGAGTTATTGGCTGATTCACATCCATTCGTTTTTTCCCCAAGTGTTTCTGATATTAATGCGGATGGGGTCACGCTCAAAGCAAAAGTCATTGAAAGCTCCGATGCGATTGTGGAGTACGGCTTTCGTTTTGGGCTAAGCGAATCATCTACCTTGCATAAGAATGGCCTGAACCTGGATGTGGAAGTCGAAGGAATGGAATTCTCCTCAAAATTGGAAGGACCTGCCCTCAAGGGAAATCAGTTCTATTATTTCAGGCCTGTGGTGAGAACCGAATCCGGTTTTTTTGTTTTTGGGCCTATGTCCTCATTTCAATATGATGGACCGGGTTATCAAATGACGGACATTGATGGAAACCAATACCCGGCCGTACAATTGGGAAATCTGATTTGGATGGCCGAAAACCTGAAGGTTTCCCATTATAGCAATGGCGATCCCATCATAACGGATCTTTCCTATTTCCAATGGTCGAATACGAACCAGGGAGCCTATTCCGTGTATCCGAGTTATTTCATAATGTACCCCTGGTTCTATCACGGGGAGGGGGTGTTGGACAAACTCGGTGGATTATACAATTGGTATGCCGTTGTCGATGAAAGGGGACTGTGCCCAACTGGCTGGAGAGTCCCTACCGATGACGACTGGAAATACCTTGAAGGATATGCTGATTCCGGTTTTGGGATTGGAGATCCGGTTTGGGACCTCTCCGGGCCAGAGGGCAGGGGTAAGGATATTGGTTCAAAGCTTATGATTCGGAAAAGGAGTTGGATTCAAGAGTTCTCGGGCTCCGATGATTTTGGATTCTCCGGACTTCCTGCGGGGTATCTCAAACAATATGGAAATTTTGAAGGAGAATGGGAAAAAGGTCGTTTCTGGTCTGCAACAGAAAGAGACGAAACCACCGCCTGGTGGAGGGGTTTGAGGGTTGACGGAAGAAATATCGTTAGGGATGCCTGGCATAAAACGGTAGGGTTTTCTGTTAGGTGTGTCCGCGATGTTGAGTGAAATCTGAAATAAACCATTTTTTCTTTAACAGGGGCTGCCAGCTATCAGAAGGCAGCCCCTGTTTTGTTATTTATTCATACCAGGCTCGGGGTTTATACGGGGTTCAAACGGAGTTTATACGGTTTAAACCGTATAAACCACGACCCTGGTACCTCCCTGGTACCTCTATGGTAAGTCGGAGCAAAATTAAAAACCCCCTACCCTTAGGAGGCAGGGGGTCGTTTTATTCGTTAATCAATGAATTGAATAACAATTCTTTAGTAATTCCAAACCGGAATTCTTCCGGGGGTGTAGGGGGCATTGGCCTGGTCCATCAGCCTGCGTGCTTCAACCATTTTGACGCGGGCAATGTTGGTGATCTTCTCCAGGACAGGCGGGAATTCCTCTTTCAGGATCTCGACCTGCATCCTCGAGGTGCCGGTGATTTCGGAAGTGCTGTTGATCTGGGTATAGATCACGTCGCGCAGTCTGCTGTTGAGCGGCACTGGGAGGGGAGGCAGCTCTTCCGTGCTGGCCCTGGGTGAGTAACCGTTAAAAGTTAATTGGATCTCTTCCAATTCATCGCTGATTTCCTTTAACAAAGGAAGCAGGTTTTCGTGACTCGTGGGCAGGGTTAAGGCGGTCTGACGCATGGCGGTGACTTCCCTGAGCAGATCGTTGGTCAGCTGTTGTGCACCCACCATGGTCTTTGAAATTTCAGAGATCTCACGCTGGAAGGCTACCATTTCGGCCCGGTTGGCAGCTGGCAGGGTGGTGTTGTTCAGCGCCCTGACGTTAAAGTTGGCCGGGCCTGCCAGGGGCTTGACCTCCCCGTTATGTACCATGGCGATTTCTACCGAATAGGTTCCCGGAAGGACATACACGCTGCCCCGGTCACGGGCCAGGGGGTTAAACTCGTTGGGCGCCTGTGGGCGGGTGTTGCCATAGCTCAGGTCCCAGGTGAAGCGCTGGATGCCCTTCGAAGGACGCTGGGTGAAGGTGCGGATGATGGAACCCTGGCTGTCGCGGATGTTCACCAACAGGTAGGGGGGGAGTTCCTTGCTTTCTGCCTCTAATTCGGCAATGCTGGGCTGGGGAATAGGCTGGCCTTCCTCAAACAACTTTTTCTCCATTTCACGGCGAATGTTTTTCCTGAGTTTTGGAACCTCTTTCAGGTAGAAAGTGAAGGTAGCGCCAAACTCGGGATTGGGCGCGGTAAAATAGGTGGAACCCTGGCTGGATTTGTTGCTGGTTTGGATGAATAGCTTGGCATCCTTGATGTTGAAGAGATGGCTGTCGGCCTTTGGCAGTTCAGGGGTGATCTCACGCAGGGGCGAATAGTCATCGAGGATGTAGAAACCACGTCCGAAGGTGGCCAGCACCAGGTCACATTCCCTTTCCTGGATGGCGATGTCGTAAACGGCTATGGAAGGCAGGCCTGACTTCAGTTGAACCCAACTTTGTCCATCATTGACGGAGAAGAAAACACTGAACTCGGTGCCTACAAAGAGCAGGTCTTCCTTCACGAAGTCCTGTTCAATGGTGTGTACCGGTCCGTTTTCGGGCAGATTAGCCGAAATGGAGGTCCAGGTGCGACCCTTGTCAGTACTTTTCAGCACATAAGGCTTGAGGTCATCGCGCTTGTAGTTGCGGAGGGTGGCATATACCACGCTCTCATCAAAGCGGGAAGCCTTCACATCGCTCACATAGGAATATTCGGGCACGCCGGGGAAGTTGTCGGCCTTGCGCCAGGTTTCCCCAGCATCCTCGCTTACCTGTATGAGCCCGTCGTCGGTGCCCACATAAAGCAGATCTTCCTTTACAGGTGATTCGTCAAGGGCTACGATGGTGCCCCATAGAGAGGTTGAAACGTCCTTGGCGACGGCATCGATGCTCCAGAATTTTCCCATCACCGGCCAGGTGTTGCGGTCGGTTTGGGTGGTTAAGTCGTCGGAGATCACCTCCCATGTGTTGCCGCGGTCGTCGCTGCGGAAGACCTTGTTGGCGGCAAAGTACAGGCGGGTGGGTGAATGGGGGCTGATGATGAGGGGGGCGTCCCAGTTCCATTTATAGGTTTCCTCGCCCTGGCGGGGCTCAGGACGGATGCGGATGCGTTCCCCGCTTTGCTTGTCGTAGCGCACCAGGTTGCCATACTGCGATTCAGAATACACGATGTTGGGGTTACCGGGTTCGATGGCAGGCCAGAAACCGTCGCCTCCCACGGTGATGATCCATTCATCGCTCGAGACACCTGCCCGGTGGGTGTTCTGCGAGGGACCTCCCTGGGTGTTGTTGTCCTGGGTGCCACCATATACATTGTAGAAGGGCTCGGCATCGTCAACGGCCACCCGGTAGAACTGGGTTACCGGCAGGTTGGAGACAAAAAGCCATTCGCCCTGGTCGATGTTATAGGTAATATAGACGCCACCGTCGCCGCCTATCATGACGTGCTGGTTGTTGGTGGGGTCGATCCAGAGGGCGTGGTCGTCCACATGACGATTGCTCTGACTTACGCGCGACCAGGTCTTGCCTCCATCTTCAGTGACAAATGAATAGGTTTCGACGGAATATACCTTATCGAACTCGACGGGGTCGGCAAAGATCTCGTTGTAATACTGACCACTGGAAACGTGGTCGCTCATCTTTTGCCAGGATTCCCCGCGGTTAGCTGAGCGGAAGAAGCCCCCGGCATCGTTGGCGGCTTCGATAATGGCGTAAAGCACATCAGGATTCTGGGGTGAGATGGCGATGCCCATGCCACCCATATGTTCGCGGGGAAGGCCATCGGTAAGTTTGCGCCAGGTCTTGCCGGCGTCTTCCGACTTGTAGAGGGCCGTTTCAGGGCCACCACCGATTTTGGTGAAGGCATGCCTGCGGCGCTGTTCGGAGGAGGCATACAGGATGTCAGGATTTCGCGGGTCGCAAATCACGTTGTTCACGCCGGTTTCCTCACTGATGTAAAGGACGCGTTCCCAGTTTTCTCCGCCATCGGTGGTTTTATAGAGGCCACGGTCACCGCCCGGTCCCCAGGCAGATCCTTCAGCAGCTACATACACCACATCAGAGTCACGGGGATCGATGAGGATCATGCCAATCTGGCGGCTGTCTTTCAACCCCATATTTTTCCATGACTTGCCACCGTTAACCGTTTTGTAAACCCCATTACCGTAACCCAGGGCCCGCTGGTGGTTGTTTTCACCCGTGCCTGCCCAGACCACATTGGTGTTGGTCGGGTCCATGGCCAGGCAACCAATGGAATAAGCACCATAATTGTCGAATACAGGGGTAAAGGTGATCCCCTTGTTGATGGTTTTCCAGATATGGCCGCTGGCCACTGCTACATAAAATTCAGCGTGGTTGTTGGGGTTGACGGCAAAGTCGGCGATACGGCCCGAAGTAAAGGCCGGGCCAATCCCCCGCCACTTTAGTCCTGCCACCAGGCTGCTGCCAATGAGGCTGTCGTTGGCTTCCTCATTGGCCCTGGAGGCATTCCTGCGCTGCCCTGATGCCAGGGAAGGCGAAATAAGCATTAATGCCAGCAGAATGATCAGGCTGGTCTTCATGTTGATTTTGGTTGACTTCATAGTGAATTGGATTTGTGTTTAATGGTTGTCGATTAGGGTTTTTAAAATTAGGGTTTTTAAACAAAGAGAGCTAAAATTCTTTACATTAATACGTCCCTTTACCAGGGTCAAAACTGAACCCTGATCATCAAAACTGATATTCCAGTGCAACGATGAAGTTTGTACCGGGTGCTGCCAGGCCTGAACTGTAAGGCCTGTACCGCTGGTTGGTGATATTTTCAATCCCTCCGGAAACTCTGAAATGATGGTTTAACTGGTATCGCATTTTAAAGTTCAGGGTATGCCAGGCAGGCGACCAGGGATTCCCGTTTGTATCCAAGGCATATAAGTAGGGCTTCCCGCGTTCTTCCTCTGCCAGATTATCATAGGTTACAGCCCCACTAAATTGGGCGTATAACGTCGCGGTCCACTTTTGTCCTGTCCAGGCCAACTGGGTAGTGCCAAACCACGGACTGGCGTGCCTTAATGGACTGAGTTCTCCATTGTCGAGTTCCTCGACGCCTTTCTGGTAATTGAAAGTTGAAGACCATTCGAGTTGAGGGGTGATCAATAGCTCGAAATCAGCCTGTATGCCCCAAACCCGGGCAAAGGCGGCGTTTTGTATCGATAATACACGACTCATCACCCCGTCGTAGGGGATGCTGTCCAGCCCGTTGAGGGTGGCTTCACGTCTGACCATGGCATTCTGAAGATAGGTAAAAAAGGGGAAGACGTCGATCTCAAAGGTCTCGCCGCAGGTTCGGGTGAAGCCCAGCTCAAAGTTATATGCGTATTCAGCCTTTAGTTTGGGGTTGGGCACCACTACTGAACCGGGTTCTGAGTCGAACACTTTGCCCAAATCA is part of the Bacteroides sp. genome and harbors:
- a CDS encoding outer membrane beta-barrel protein; the encoded protein is MIKRWYLCLLLCWQPFAGLAQESYYATDTLFQSGVKIVDRGHKSNARLCYVVEGKDTLVFTPNNINEYGINGTVYVSAEVNIVDRVEKVFLRRLHQGDVSLYVFQGRNLKAYFIQRQGSPMVLLPKRNGENPELTFRDLLERETGDCGYASQNLKHTRYSPRSLTHFLEKFDQCSPIPFPATRLGIQAGFSARDVSLSKNSYDFGGGTFDFGVYSSWIIGAFIDQPLFYSGFSAHLGANLVQMAEAYLSREDQFERNLVMISTTLEVPFLIRYTANRGKFWPFLNGGGIFSYDLKAETDYYTSFFSQDIIITDVIPDVNSANLLGLGLVAGFGAEYRFSRRNAVSFEMRFFRLNAIKDDNPMSVLLNKAGIQFFTGFSF
- a CDS encoding fibrobacter succinogenes major paralogous domain-containing protein is translated as MRWLFFLCLVFLLASCKEKAELLADSHPFVFSPSVSDINADGVTLKAKVIESSDAIVEYGFRFGLSESSTLHKNGLNLDVEVEGMEFSSKLEGPALKGNQFYYFRPVVRTESGFFVFGPMSSFQYDGPGYQMTDIDGNQYPAVQLGNLIWMAENLKVSHYSNGDPIITDLSYFQWSNTNQGAYSVYPSYFIMYPWFYHGEGVLDKLGGLYNWYAVVDERGLCPTGWRVPTDDDWKYLEGYADSGFGIGDPVWDLSGPEGRGKDIGSKLMIRKRSWIQEFSGSDDFGFSGLPAGYLKQYGNFEGEWEKGRFWSATERDETTAWWRGLRVDGRNIVRDAWHKTVGFSVRCVRDVE